GCTAAGGTCATGGGATTCCAGGGGGGTGGCGCTGGATGGAATAGCCAAGTGCCCCCCATCCCTACTAGACTTAGCAGGCCAATGATCAGTACTTGTATAGCGGACCTGCTCAAATTTCAGCGTACGCTTATCGTACCAGGGCGTAAATTTTTAGTGTGCCTTTGGCCGGGTTCGCGAAATTGGTCTTAATCACGAACGTTCCCCGAAGGATTCCCTTTTTGTCTGTAGGGATATTCTGCGGCGAAACTGCCAGCGCAAATTTCTTTCCTTCTTCAATCACTCTCACTTCTTGAACAAAGAGATCACTACTCCCGATGACTTCTGTAATTTCGATAGGTTCATTTAAATGAGATTCGATAATGACTTCCTTGGCCTTGAATTCAGAATCCACAGATCGATTCCACATGACCACACTTGGGCTGACTTCCATGACTGACGGGATATTGACTTCCAAAGTCAGAACAATTCGAGACTCCTCTTCTTGGTCAGTTTCGACACGGATGGATTTGATCTGTTTGCCTTCCCTTTGACCGTAATCGAAGGTGGCGGATATCTCACCGGATTCACCGGGCTCAAATAACCGTTTGCTTGGGAGTGCGGTTGTGCATCCGCAACTTGAGTGCACCTCCTTCACGGTAATTGC
This genomic stretch from Opitutia bacterium ISCC 52 harbors:
- a CDS encoding DUF1573 domain-containing protein, producing the protein MKIFFLTLLLCLTLPFLATAKLQFEHERIVHEANLDETEYTAKFKFTNRGDKAITVKEVHSSCGCTTALPSKRLFEPGESGEISATFDYGQREGKQIKSIRVETDQEEESRIVLTLEVNIPSVMEVSPSVVMWNRSVDSEFKAKEVIIESHLNEPIEITEVIGSSDLFVQEVRVIEEGKKFALAVSPQNIPTDKKGILRGTFVIKTNFANPAKGTLKIYALVR